In Nomia melanderi isolate GNS246 chromosome 5, iyNomMela1, whole genome shotgun sequence, a single genomic region encodes these proteins:
- the lute gene encoding BTB/POZ domain containing protein 3 lute isoform X1: protein MAKSNLHSKISTKPMKRSQDNVTVKQTHPWLYEGFVPLTEPDSPPTVSPLSSSIVLQREGTSINQPLSAPASPLSSLSSPITQLNLSSPEDCTQDPNWQATKPTVRERNAAMFNNHLMADIIFIVGSPGQTQTIPAHKYVLATGSSVFYAMFYGGLAENKRDIEVPDVEPAAFLALLRYMYCDEVQLEADTVLATLYVAKKYMVPHLARACVNYLETSLTAKNACLLLSQSRLFEEPDLMQRCWEVIDAQAQMALRSDGFVDIDIHTLESVLSRETLNCKEIHIWDAALRWATAECIRQELEPSAANQRRLLGSALYLIRLPAMNLEEFANSAAQTGILTQQETIDVFLHFTASNKPQLCFPIKPRVGLKTQVCHRFQSCAYRSNQWRYRGRCDSIQFCVDKRIFLVGLGLYGSSSGAADYNVRIELKRLGIILSENSTKFFSDGSSSTFHVYFENPIQIEPECYHTASAILDGGELSYFGQEGMSEITVGNVNFQFQCSSESTNGTGVQGGQIPELIFCGPSAED from the exons ATGGCGAAGTCGAATCTTCATTCAAAAATATCAACGAAACCAATGAAACGCTCCCAGGATAACGTCACAGTCAAGCAGACTCATCCATGGTTATACG AGGGTTTTGTACCACTTACTGAACCAGATTCACCACCAACAGTAAGCCCACTTTCTTCTTCCATTGTACTTCAACGTGAGGGAACCTCAATAAACCAGCCACTTAGCGCACCTGCTTCGCCTTTGTCTTCCTTATCATCCCCCATAActcaattaaatttatcatcACCCGAAGATTGTACACAAGATCCTAATTGGCAAGCAACAAAACCCACTGTACGTGAACGGAATGCTGCCATGTTTAATAATCATCTAATGgctgatattatatttattgttggCAGTCCAG GTCAAACACAGACAATTCCAGCACACAAGTATGTTTTAGCTACTGGTAGTTCTGTATTTTATGCTATGTTTTATGGCGGATTAGcagaaaataaaagagataTAGAAGTACCAGATGTAGAACCAGCTGCCTTTCTTGCACTATTAAG gTATATGTATTGCGATGAAGTGCAATTAGAAGCTGATACAGTATTGGCAACACTTTATGTTGCTAAAAAGTACATGGTCCCTCACTTAGCCAGGGCATGTGTTAATTACTTAGAAACAAGTTTAACAGCGAAGAATGCATGTTTACTTTTAAGCCAGTCTCGGTTATTCGAAGAACCAGATCTCATGCAACGTTGCTGGGAAGTAATAGATGCTCAA GCTCAAATGGCACTAAGATCAGATGGTTTTGTGGATATTGATATACATACTCTTGAGTCAGTACTTTCTCGAGAAACATTGAACTGTAAAGAAATTCATATATGGGATGCTGCTCTGCGATGGGCTACTGCAGAATGTATTAGGCAAGAACTGGAACCCTCAGCAGCAAATCAAAGACGACTATTGG GAtctgctctgtatttaattaGACTTCCTGCCATGAATTTGGAAGAATTTGCCAACAGTGCTGCACAAACAGGCATCTTAACTCAACAAGAAACAATCGATGTTTTTCTGCATTTCACTGCTAGTAACAAACCTCAGCTGTGTTTTCCTATTAAACCTCGAGTAGGTTTAAAAACTCAG GTGTGTCACAGGTTTCAGTCATGTGCATACAGATCAAATCAATGGCGCTACAGAGGTCGATGCGATTCAATTCAGTTTTGTGTTGACAAGCGAATTTTTCTTGTTGGTCTTGGACTATATGGAAGCTCATCTGGTGCTGCGGATTACAATGttagaattgaattaaaaagacTGGGGATCATTTTATCTGAAAATAGCACTAAATTTTTCTCCGATGGTTCGAGTAGTACGTTTCACGTGTATTTTGAAAATCCAATTCAAATCGAACCAGAATGCTATCATACAGCTAGTGCAATATTAGATGGAGGAGAGTTGAGCTATTTTGGTCAAGAAGGCATGTCAGAAATAACAGTTGGTAATgtaaactttcaatttcaatgtAGTTCAGAAAGTACGAATGGTACAGGTGTACAGGGAGGACAAATACCTGAGTTAATTTTCTGTGGACCGTCAGCAGAGGACTGA
- the lute gene encoding BTB/POZ domain containing protein 3 lute isoform X2, with product MFNNHLMADIIFIVGSPGQTQTIPAHKYVLATGSSVFYAMFYGGLAENKRDIEVPDVEPAAFLALLRYMYCDEVQLEADTVLATLYVAKKYMVPHLARACVNYLETSLTAKNACLLLSQSRLFEEPDLMQRCWEVIDAQAQMALRSDGFVDIDIHTLESVLSRETLNCKEIHIWDAALRWATAECIRQELEPSAANQRRLLGSALYLIRLPAMNLEEFANSAAQTGILTQQETIDVFLHFTASNKPQLCFPIKPRVGLKTQVCHRFQSCAYRSNQWRYRGRCDSIQFCVDKRIFLVGLGLYGSSSGAADYNVRIELKRLGIILSENSTKFFSDGSSSTFHVYFENPIQIEPECYHTASAILDGGELSYFGQEGMSEITVGNVNFQFQCSSESTNGTGVQGGQIPELIFCGPSAED from the exons ATGTTTAATAATCATCTAATGgctgatattatatttattgttggCAGTCCAG GTCAAACACAGACAATTCCAGCACACAAGTATGTTTTAGCTACTGGTAGTTCTGTATTTTATGCTATGTTTTATGGCGGATTAGcagaaaataaaagagataTAGAAGTACCAGATGTAGAACCAGCTGCCTTTCTTGCACTATTAAG gTATATGTATTGCGATGAAGTGCAATTAGAAGCTGATACAGTATTGGCAACACTTTATGTTGCTAAAAAGTACATGGTCCCTCACTTAGCCAGGGCATGTGTTAATTACTTAGAAACAAGTTTAACAGCGAAGAATGCATGTTTACTTTTAAGCCAGTCTCGGTTATTCGAAGAACCAGATCTCATGCAACGTTGCTGGGAAGTAATAGATGCTCAA GCTCAAATGGCACTAAGATCAGATGGTTTTGTGGATATTGATATACATACTCTTGAGTCAGTACTTTCTCGAGAAACATTGAACTGTAAAGAAATTCATATATGGGATGCTGCTCTGCGATGGGCTACTGCAGAATGTATTAGGCAAGAACTGGAACCCTCAGCAGCAAATCAAAGACGACTATTGG GAtctgctctgtatttaattaGACTTCCTGCCATGAATTTGGAAGAATTTGCCAACAGTGCTGCACAAACAGGCATCTTAACTCAACAAGAAACAATCGATGTTTTTCTGCATTTCACTGCTAGTAACAAACCTCAGCTGTGTTTTCCTATTAAACCTCGAGTAGGTTTAAAAACTCAG GTGTGTCACAGGTTTCAGTCATGTGCATACAGATCAAATCAATGGCGCTACAGAGGTCGATGCGATTCAATTCAGTTTTGTGTTGACAAGCGAATTTTTCTTGTTGGTCTTGGACTATATGGAAGCTCATCTGGTGCTGCGGATTACAATGttagaattgaattaaaaagacTGGGGATCATTTTATCTGAAAATAGCACTAAATTTTTCTCCGATGGTTCGAGTAGTACGTTTCACGTGTATTTTGAAAATCCAATTCAAATCGAACCAGAATGCTATCATACAGCTAGTGCAATATTAGATGGAGGAGAGTTGAGCTATTTTGGTCAAGAAGGCATGTCAGAAATAACAGTTGGTAATgtaaactttcaatttcaatgtAGTTCAGAAAGTACGAATGGTACAGGTGTACAGGGAGGACAAATACCTGAGTTAATTTTCTGTGGACCGTCAGCAGAGGACTGA
- the CSN5 gene encoding COP9 signalosome subunit 5, which produces MASTSSEQSNIAQKTWEMSNNVETISTVDEIYRYDRKEQQDILAAKPWEKDPHFFKDIKISALALLKMVMHARSGGTLEVMGLLLGKVAANTMIVMDSFALPVEGTETRVNAQAQAYEYMSAYVEAAKQVGRQENAIGWYHSHPGYGCWLSGIDVSTQMLNQNFQEPFVAIVIDPVRTISAGKVCLGAFRTYPKGYKPANEEPSEYQTIPLNKIEDFGVHCKQYYSLEVSYFKSSLDRRLLDSLWNKYWVNTLSSSSLLTNADYTTGQIFDLSDKLEQSEAALGRGFILGGTDPHDRCSVEKLIKATRDSCKTTIEIIHGLMAQIIKDRLFNQVGCNNAIEIQQQQQ; this is translated from the exons ATGGCAAGCACTTCTTCAGAACAAAGTAATATTGCACAAAAAACATGGGAAATGTCAAATAATGTAGAGACAATCAGCACTGTTGATGAGATTTATAGATACGACCGTAAAGAACAACAGGACATATTAGCTGCAAAGCCATGGGAAAAAga cCCCCACTTTTTTAAAGACATAAAAATCTCTGCGTTGGCATTGTTAAAAATGGTTATGCATGCTCGCTCTGGTGGAACTTTAGAAGTAATGGGTCTCCTTCTTGGAAAAGTAGCTGCAAATACAATGATTGTTATGGATTCTTTTGCATTGCCAGTGGAAGGAACAGAAACAAGAGTGAATGCTCAAGCACAAGCTTATGAATATATGTCAGCATATGTAGAAGCAGCTAAACag GTTGGAAGACAAGAAAATGCAATTGGATGGTATCATAGTCACCCTGGGTATGGCTGTTGGTTATCAGGTATTGATGTGTCTACCCAAATGCTTAATCAAAACTTCCAAGAACCTTTTGTTGCTATTGTTATTGATCCTGTGAGAACAATATCCGCTGGGAAAGTTTGTTTAGGTGCATTCAGAACTTATCCAAAG GGATATAAACCAGCAAATGAAGAACCATCAGAATATCAAACAATTCCATTGAACAAAATTGAAGATTTTGGTGTTCACTGCaaacaatattattcattagaaGTATCGTACTTCAAATCATCATTAGATAGGCGTTTATTAGACTCTTTGTGGAATAAATATTGGGTGAACACATTAAGTTCTTCTAGCCTTTTAACAAATGCAGATTACACGACAGGACAAATATTTGACTTATCAGACAAATTAGAACAATCTGAAGCAGCACTTGGAAGAGGATTTATTTTAGGTGGTACGGATCCGCATGATCGATGTTCAGTAGAGAAACTAATTAAAGCAACAAGAGACAGTTGTAAAActacaattgaaattattcatgGTTTAATGGCACAAATAATTAAAGACAGATTATTTAATCAGGTTGGTTGTAATAATGCTATTGAAATTCAACAGCAACAGCAGTAA